One region of Takifugu flavidus isolate HTHZ2018 chromosome 14, ASM371156v2, whole genome shotgun sequence genomic DNA includes:
- the wnt11 gene encoding protein Wnt-11 codes for MRLRSHVVPVGVLTALLLSQLCSGIKWLVLSHSPSSLHINQTQHCKLLPGLVSSQAQLCRSNLELMQTIIQAAREVKKTCQKTFGDMRWNCSSIEIPVDAPKYRPDLDRGTREAAFVYALSAAAISHTIAQACTSGDLRLCSCAPIPSQVLEPGYRWGGCADNLHYGLMMGSKFADAPLKMKRAGSHANKLMHLHNSEVGRQVLKEALVMKCKCHGVSGSCSVRTCWRGLQDLREIAVDLKNMYLSATKVVHRPMGTRKQLVPKDIDIRPVREKELVYLQNSPNFCSENEKLGSVGTRDRQCNKTSAGSDSCDMMCCDRGYNSYTEKLLERCHCKYHWCCYVTCKKCERLVERYVCK; via the exons ATGAGGCTCCGCTCTCACGTGGTCCCCGTCGGCGTCCTCacggctctgctgctgtctcagctctgctctggcATCAAATGGCT AGTTCTGTCCCACTCGCCCTCATCGTTGCACATCAACCAGACCCAACACTGCAAGCTGCTGCCCGGCCTGGTGTCGTCACAGGCTCAGCTGTGTCGCAGCAACCTGGAGCTGATGCAGACCATAATACAAGCAGCCCGCGAGGTCAAAAAAACCTGCCAGAAGACCTTTGGGGACATGCGCTGGAACTGCTCGTCCATCGAGATCCCCGTGGACGCCCCCAAGTACCGGCCCGACCTCGACCGAG GAACCAGAGAGGCTGCATTCGTCTACGCTCTGTCGGCGGCAGCCATCAGCCACACCATCGCCCAGGCCTGCACCTCTGGAGACCTGCGCCTCTGCTCCTGTGCTCCTATCCCCTCTCAGGTTCTGGAGCCGGGGTACCGCTGGGGCGGCTGTGCTGATAACCTGCACTACGGCCTGATGATGGGCTCAAAGTTTGCAGAtgctcctctgaagatgaagcgTGCAGGATCTCACGCTAACAAACTGATGCACTTACACAACAGTGAGGTGgggagacag GTGCTGAAAGAGGCCCTGGTGATGAAGTGTAAGTGCCACGGAGTATCTGGCTCCTGCTCCGTCAGAACCTGCTGGAGAGGCCTCCAGGATCTGAGGGAGATCGCCGTTGACCTCAAGAACATGTACCTGTCAGCCACCAAAGTGGTCCACAGGCCCATGGGGACACGCAAGCAGCTGGTCCCGAAGGACATTGACATCCGCCCAGTGAGGGAGAAGGAACTCGTCTACCTACAGAATTCCCCAAACTTCTGCAGCGAGAATGAAAAGCTGGGTTCTGTTGGAACACGTGACAG GCAGTGCAACAAGACGTCAGCGGGCAGCGACAGCTGCGACATGATGTGCTGCGACCGTGGGTACAACTCCTACACAGAGAAGCTGCTAGAACGCTGCCACTGCAAATACCACTGGTGCTGCTACGTCACCTGCAAGAAGTGCGAGCGCCTGGTGGAGCGATACGTCTGCAAATGA